One window from the genome of Sulfodiicoccus acidiphilus encodes:
- a CDS encoding dioxygenase: MRSIFASHGSPTILVEDVAWKGVLSRLGKEIKTSIDPETVVVVSPHFVSWDGVHLVEIQEKLECIQDYYGFPAELYQYCYSAQNDVKLAKDIVRRAKSEGVPVREDESWGLDHGAWIPLMYMFPEGVKAVAISITTGPISEHLALGKAIALASAGRRVLLLATGSPTHRLDLMYFKTPPKKSKFDSILIEALERGDPSVLDLESRPEWNAAQPEGLLRPLYVALGASGLNGAKVIAHDVPWSGVSMLAVDLGG, encoded by the coding sequence ATGCGGAGTATATTTGCCTCACATGGTTCACCTACTATTCTGGTGGAGGATGTAGCTTGGAAGGGTGTTCTATCGAGACTAGGAAAGGAAATTAAGACGAGCATTGATCCTGAGACTGTAGTCGTGGTCAGTCCTCATTTCGTCTCTTGGGACGGTGTACACTTAGTGGAAATACAGGAGAAATTGGAGTGCATTCAAGACTACTACGGTTTCCCAGCGGAGTTGTATCAATACTGTTACTCTGCTCAGAATGACGTTAAACTCGCGAAGGATATAGTTAGAAGGGCCAAGAGTGAAGGTGTACCGGTGAGGGAAGATGAGAGCTGGGGACTAGATCATGGTGCGTGGATCCCCCTAATGTACATGTTTCCAGAGGGCGTTAAGGCGGTAGCGATCTCCATCACGACTGGCCCAATAAGTGAGCACCTAGCTTTGGGTAAGGCGATTGCTCTAGCCTCAGCCGGGAGAAGAGTACTCCTCCTCGCTACAGGATCTCCTACCCACAGACTCGATCTGATGTACTTCAAGACACCCCCGAAGAAATCTAAGTTTGACTCGATCCTAATTGAAGCACTTGAACGAGGAGATCCATCGGTATTGGATCTGGAGTCTAGGCCAGAATGGAATGCAGCTCAACCTGAAGGACTGCTAAGGCCCCTCTACGTGGCCCTTGGCGCTTCAGGTCTTAACGGAGCTAAGGTAATAGCTCACGATGTTCCTTGGTCCGGCGTTAGTATGTTAGCGGTAGACTTAGGTGGTTGA
- a CDS encoding thioredoxin domain-containing protein: MVNRLANATSTYLRESADQPVDWHTWSEEAFRKAKEEDKPILVDVGASWCHWCHVMDQQNYSDPEVARILNEYFIPIKVDRDEMPDVDRKLQQAVSAMTGEGGWPLTAFLTPEGKVFFGGTYFPPEDMYGKVGFKRLLWQIVKIWKEEREKLNVAANTVVRFLAESREVEELEPTPEVVDQVINFIISNFDLEEGGLGNGMKFPHPTVDELLLSQWFRTRDNSYRKLVSFTLTKMYFGGIFDQVGGGFHRYSVDREWWVPHFEKLGVDNAELLLDYFSAYLETKDPEFLDCISMTSSFLLRDMKVEGGFANSLDADSEGVEGKYYTWTEGELQEALGDDFQLGIWLFSFRASPEVEGRKVLKRSASLYELTRRLSTDQFEAQKKLSELRERLRKYREESRKKPNVDDNLYTYTNSRIGEALLLTSVILGQGAREALGVIDKLNSAGRRLGGGEPLMEDYAASASALLSAYEVTGRINYLDSALRVWDRLFSFKTSQGFVDSARSDEVTMADTPNESPNSIALKTWIKLWIGGKVEFDPSIAKVITSRILTNPPFYAGVAGSLDAILRGAAHVVVIDEGDSKADSLHRSALSIYHPLKLVERVTPDRKDELPPPLRAMLSYGTGSRAYVCVGNTCSLPVYEAEKVRTLLSH, translated from the coding sequence ATCGTGAACAGGTTAGCCAACGCTACGAGTACCTATCTAAGGGAAAGTGCAGATCAGCCGGTCGACTGGCACACTTGGTCTGAAGAGGCATTTAGAAAGGCTAAGGAGGAGGATAAGCCAATCCTAGTTGACGTAGGAGCCTCCTGGTGTCACTGGTGTCACGTGATGGACCAACAGAATTACTCCGATCCAGAGGTTGCTAGGATCCTCAACGAGTACTTCATTCCGATAAAGGTTGATCGGGATGAGATGCCCGACGTGGACAGGAAGCTCCAACAGGCCGTGTCTGCCATGACAGGAGAGGGAGGTTGGCCTCTCACGGCCTTCTTGACGCCAGAAGGTAAAGTGTTCTTCGGAGGAACCTACTTTCCTCCCGAGGACATGTACGGTAAAGTTGGTTTCAAGAGGCTCCTATGGCAGATAGTGAAGATCTGGAAAGAAGAGAGAGAGAAGTTGAACGTAGCTGCCAACACCGTAGTCCGCTTTCTCGCTGAGTCGAGGGAGGTTGAGGAGCTTGAACCCACACCCGAAGTCGTAGACCAGGTGATCAACTTCATCATCTCCAACTTTGACCTTGAAGAGGGAGGTTTGGGGAACGGCATGAAATTCCCTCACCCCACTGTAGATGAGCTACTGCTCTCCCAGTGGTTCAGAACACGTGACAATTCCTACAGGAAGTTGGTCTCCTTCACTCTAACTAAGATGTACTTCGGTGGTATATTCGACCAAGTAGGAGGAGGCTTCCATAGGTACTCCGTAGACAGGGAGTGGTGGGTTCCTCACTTCGAGAAACTCGGGGTTGATAACGCAGAGCTCCTCCTAGACTACTTTAGCGCTTACTTGGAGACAAAGGATCCTGAGTTCCTTGATTGCATCTCTATGACTTCATCCTTTCTCCTGAGGGATATGAAGGTCGAGGGTGGATTCGCCAACAGTTTAGACGCCGATAGTGAGGGAGTGGAGGGAAAGTATTACACATGGACAGAGGGTGAGCTTCAGGAAGCCCTAGGAGATGACTTTCAATTAGGGATTTGGTTATTTTCTTTTAGAGCGTCACCAGAGGTCGAGGGAAGGAAAGTCCTGAAAAGGTCTGCTAGCCTTTACGAGCTAACCAGGAGACTATCCACAGACCAGTTCGAGGCCCAAAAGAAGTTGAGCGAACTTAGGGAAAGACTTCGTAAGTACAGGGAGGAGAGTAGAAAGAAGCCTAACGTGGACGACAACCTTTACACTTACACGAACTCGAGAATCGGAGAAGCCCTATTGCTTACAAGCGTGATTCTAGGGCAAGGTGCGAGGGAGGCTTTAGGAGTGATCGATAAGTTGAATTCCGCAGGAAGGAGATTAGGTGGAGGAGAACCCCTCATGGAAGACTACGCCGCCTCGGCGTCGGCCTTACTATCAGCGTATGAGGTGACAGGTCGCATTAATTACCTAGACTCGGCCCTCAGGGTGTGGGACAGGCTATTTTCCTTCAAGACCTCGCAAGGCTTCGTGGACTCTGCACGTTCCGACGAAGTGACGATGGCTGATACTCCGAACGAGTCCCCCAACTCCATAGCTCTCAAGACGTGGATCAAGTTGTGGATAGGAGGTAAGGTCGAGTTTGACCCTTCTATCGCAAAGGTGATAACTTCCAGGATACTCACTAATCCCCCCTTTTATGCGGGTGTAGCAGGATCACTTGACGCTATCCTGAGGGGAGCGGCTCACGTGGTCGTGATTGATGAGGGAGACTCCAAGGCCGATTCGCTTCACAGATCTGCTCTCTCCATTTACCACCCTCTGAAGTTGGTGGAAAGAGTTACACCTGACAGGAAGGACGAACTCCCACCTCCCTTGAGGGCAATGCTCTCTTACGGCACTGGTTCCAGGGCTTATGTCTGTGTAGGTAACACCTGTAGTCTACCCGTCTACGAAGCTGAGAAGGTGAGAACATTGCTCTCTCATTGA
- a CDS encoding metal-dependent hydrolase family protein — MDSVIVSGKAFDGRSFREDVEVRVERGEIERVGRSNGEKSLSGDYVILPGLIDAHVHFFGVKEDRLLEWNLVPETLATARSVGDAIRLLSAGFTTVRDLGSKCALGLAEAIEEGRLLGPRIVASGYSIAETGGNDDPRDLPLEMGQSISYSFYCDSPWECRKAVRKCVRQGADVIKVYASGAFSSGGKIKPAFTLEELRAIVDEAHRADLKVAMHAYGEEAIGNALDAGADTIEHGLGLSESLAKEMARKGICYVPTLATYEVGLEVRKMNEEVRKARSELIRKHMEEDVKIARDNGVTIIAGTDYVGSSSRRHGENYREIVLLAKFLGLEGALRAASFDAALCLGLRGGSLEVGKWGDLALFKKVEDPSDLRPDNLEYIVIRGRAINGPQLRELARWVQY, encoded by the coding sequence GTGGACTCGGTGATAGTATCGGGGAAAGCCTTCGACGGGAGGTCATTTAGGGAGGACGTTGAGGTGAGGGTAGAACGCGGTGAGATAGAAAGAGTGGGTCGTTCAAATGGAGAGAAGAGCCTCTCCGGGGACTACGTTATTCTACCGGGGCTAATTGACGCTCACGTTCACTTCTTTGGAGTGAAGGAGGATAGGCTCCTGGAATGGAATTTAGTGCCTGAGACGTTAGCGACTGCGAGGAGCGTAGGTGACGCCATTAGACTGTTGTCTGCTGGTTTCACTACAGTGAGGGACTTGGGAAGTAAGTGTGCACTGGGACTTGCTGAGGCCATTGAAGAAGGTAGGTTACTTGGCCCAAGGATAGTCGCCTCTGGTTACTCCATAGCTGAGACTGGAGGAAACGACGATCCCAGGGATTTGCCGCTGGAAATGGGACAATCCATTTCTTACTCGTTCTATTGCGACTCCCCATGGGAGTGTAGAAAGGCCGTGAGGAAATGTGTAAGGCAGGGAGCAGACGTTATAAAAGTCTACGCCTCAGGGGCTTTCTCGTCGGGGGGAAAGATCAAACCTGCCTTCACCTTAGAGGAGCTCAGGGCTATCGTTGATGAAGCCCACAGGGCGGACCTGAAGGTGGCCATGCACGCCTACGGGGAGGAGGCAATAGGGAACGCCTTGGACGCAGGGGCCGATACAATAGAGCATGGATTGGGACTGAGCGAGTCGTTAGCGAAGGAAATGGCGAGGAAAGGTATCTGCTACGTGCCCACTCTCGCCACCTACGAGGTGGGCCTGGAGGTTAGAAAAATGAACGAGGAGGTCAGAAAGGCTAGAAGCGAACTGATCAGGAAACATATGGAGGAAGATGTGAAGATAGCGAGGGATAATGGAGTCACCATAATTGCTGGTACGGACTACGTGGGTTCCTCAAGTCGTAGACATGGAGAGAACTACAGGGAGATCGTCCTTCTGGCCAAGTTCTTGGGATTAGAGGGAGCTCTTAGGGCAGCGTCCTTTGACGCAGCCCTTTGCTTAGGACTGAGGGGAGGTTCGCTGGAGGTAGGTAAGTGGGGTGACTTGGCTTTGTTTAAGAAGGTAGAAGATCCCTCCGACCTGAGGCCGGATAACCTAGAGTACATCGTGATCCGTGGGAGGGCAATTAATGGTCCTCAGTTGAGGGAGTTGGCTCGGTGGGTGCAGTATTAA
- a CDS encoding ZIP family metal transporter, which translates to MMINKDVEVIGLATVVGFSIFATFPLTRHTNLDQRKVELLNGAAMGVLIYLLMDVFSGTYLLVGESDPLPETILLLGIVLSYLGFHLLSSVRPRRVGQAYQSAQHVSTLIALGIGLQNLTEGLALGGSFRLGLSSIVLPLVVGSTLQNVTEGFPISAPFLTERQKPAAKTVGGLYLLGGAPTLIGAIFSYLAASTILVASFNGIALGSIIYVLMEMYRGTVKRTQHLGLSPHLTSVGLVLGFTVAFLVNMFP; encoded by the coding sequence ATGATGATTAACAAAGACGTGGAAGTGATTGGGTTAGCCACAGTAGTGGGTTTCTCGATTTTTGCAACGTTTCCACTGACAAGACATACAAACTTAGACCAGAGAAAGGTGGAATTACTTAACGGGGCGGCCATGGGAGTCCTGATATACCTATTGATGGATGTGTTCTCTGGAACCTACTTGCTGGTCGGGGAGAGCGATCCTCTGCCAGAAACTATCCTCCTTTTGGGGATTGTTCTCTCGTACTTAGGATTTCACCTACTTTCCTCGGTCAGGCCGAGGAGGGTGGGTCAGGCCTATCAATCAGCTCAACATGTGTCAACTCTGATAGCCTTGGGTATAGGACTACAAAACTTAACGGAAGGTTTGGCGCTGGGAGGATCCTTCAGATTGGGACTCTCCTCCATAGTGTTACCCTTAGTGGTGGGATCTACCCTGCAGAACGTGACAGAAGGCTTCCCAATCTCGGCCCCTTTCCTCACAGAGAGGCAGAAGCCAGCGGCCAAAACAGTCGGAGGACTTTACCTCTTGGGAGGGGCGCCTACTCTAATTGGCGCAATTTTCTCTTACTTAGCGGCCTCCACCATCCTTGTGGCTTCCTTCAACGGAATAGCCCTAGGAAGTATAATATACGTCTTGATGGAGATGTACAGAGGAACTGTAAAAAGGACCCAACATTTAGGTTTGAGTCCTCACCTTACCTCAGTTGGATTGGTTTTGGGATTCACCGTGGCTTTCCTAGTCAACATGTTTCCATAA
- a CDS encoding transcription initiation factor IIB — protein sequence MEVRELTEEKSEGTLQPCPQDKIVFDYERGEYICEETGEVIEDKVIDQGPEWRAFTAEEKEKRSRVGGPLNQTIHDRGLSTMIDWRDKDAMGRSLEPKRRLEVLRWRKWQIRARIQSSVDRNLAQAMNELERIGNLLGLPKSVKDEAATIYRKAVERGLVRGRSIESVVAASIYVACRRLKVARSLDEIAQYTKANRKEVARCYRLLLKELSISVPVSNARDYITRIGALLNLSGASMKYAAEILEKAKDMGLTAGKDPAGLAAAAIYIAALLHDERKTQKEIAQVAGVTEVTVRNRYKELVQELKLEIPQQ from the coding sequence ATGGAGGTGAGGGAGTTGACTGAAGAGAAGTCGGAAGGAACTTTGCAGCCTTGTCCACAGGACAAGATAGTATTCGACTACGAAAGAGGAGAGTACATCTGTGAAGAGACCGGTGAGGTAATAGAGGACAAAGTAATAGATCAAGGGCCCGAGTGGAGGGCCTTCACTGCTGAGGAGAAGGAAAAAAGAAGTAGGGTAGGTGGACCTCTCAACCAAACGATACATGACAGAGGTCTCTCGACTATGATAGATTGGAGAGATAAGGACGCCATGGGTAGGTCTTTGGAGCCTAAGAGAAGATTGGAAGTCCTAAGGTGGAGGAAGTGGCAAATCAGGGCGAGAATTCAGAGCAGTGTAGACAGGAACCTAGCTCAGGCCATGAATGAACTGGAGAGGATCGGTAACCTGTTGGGCCTCCCCAAGTCTGTCAAAGACGAAGCGGCCACCATATACAGGAAGGCGGTGGAAAGGGGACTAGTTAGGGGGAGAAGTATAGAGAGCGTGGTTGCGGCCTCCATATACGTTGCCTGTAGGAGATTAAAGGTGGCCAGGAGCCTCGACGAGATAGCCCAGTACACTAAGGCTAACAGGAAAGAGGTCGCTAGATGTTATAGGCTGTTGCTGAAAGAGTTGTCCATTTCCGTGCCAGTTAGTAACGCTCGGGACTACATAACTAGAATAGGGGCACTACTCAACCTCAGCGGGGCATCTATGAAGTATGCTGCAGAAATCTTGGAGAAGGCCAAGGATATGGGACTGACAGCTGGGAAGGACCCAGCTGGATTGGCAGCCGCTGCAATATATATAGCGGCGTTGCTTCATGACGAGAGGAAGACACAGAAGGAAATAGCCCAGGTAGCTGGTGTTACGGAAGTCACGGTGAGGAATAGATACAAAGAGCTAGTTCAAGAGCTTAAATTAGAAATTCCACAACAGTAG
- a CDS encoding nicotinamide mononucleotide deamidase-related protein: protein MSMNAEVLTVGNELLNGHTTNTNATHIARRLTSMGFVVRRITAVMDEVEEIASVVKEVLARSPALLVVSGGLGPTYDDRTAEGIALGLGRGLVENSDALDQIRSKYGEIEVTPARRKMAFMPEGAVPVPNDAGVAPGIYLRIGHTEILATPGVPREMESVLENFLNRYLVKRPSVVYAERSFKARGIMESVLAPHVISRVKKYNLYIKTHPKGREVGDPYLEVQIAGSSPDREELLNRLESCEKELREIVAKMGGIVE from the coding sequence ATGTCGATGAACGCGGAAGTTCTGACTGTAGGTAACGAACTTCTGAACGGGCACACTACAAATACTAACGCTACTCACATAGCACGTAGGCTCACTTCCATGGGGTTCGTGGTGAGGAGAATAACAGCTGTAATGGACGAAGTCGAGGAAATTGCTTCGGTGGTCAAAGAAGTCCTAGCTAGGTCCCCAGCACTGTTGGTAGTGTCTGGAGGGTTGGGTCCAACTTACGATGATAGGACCGCCGAGGGTATAGCGCTAGGTTTGGGGAGGGGACTAGTGGAGAACAGTGATGCCCTAGACCAAATAAGGAGCAAGTACGGCGAGATAGAAGTGACGCCGGCAAGAAGGAAGATGGCCTTTATGCCTGAAGGAGCAGTCCCAGTTCCTAACGATGCTGGAGTAGCACCCGGCATATATCTTCGGATAGGGCACACAGAAATTTTGGCAACCCCTGGAGTGCCTCGCGAAATGGAAAGCGTTCTAGAGAATTTCCTGAATCGATATCTGGTTAAAAGGCCAAGCGTAGTCTATGCGGAAAGGTCTTTCAAAGCTAGGGGAATAATGGAATCCGTGTTAGCCCCACACGTTATCTCTCGGGTCAAGAAGTATAATCTATATATAAAGACTCATCCAAAAGGTAGGGAAGTGGGGGATCCATATCTAGAGGTTCAGATTGCGGGCAGTTCTCCAGATAGAGAAGAGCTCCTCAATAGACTCGAATCTTGTGAAAAGGAGCTAAGAGAAATAGTTGCGAAGATGGGAGGAATAGTTGAATAA
- a CDS encoding PLP-dependent aminotransferase family protein, which yields MELERFFSEQVKAMRSSEIRDLLKITEGREVISLAGGLPDPSTFPREDIKKIAEDIMDKNWERALQYTATGGVEEFKKQLISLSSLRGISKIREENLFVTVGSQEALYMLANLLIDPGDQVAVEMPTYLAALNAMRLRKPNFLGVELTEEGANLDQLEERAKKTRGKLKLFYTIPTAQNPGGVTMGLEGRKRLLEIASDYDFLVVEDDAYGFLVFDGDAPPSLKALDTEGRVIYTSTFSKILAPGFRLGWVVAEPEVISKLEMMKQNVDLHTPSFTQYIAAEAIRRGVIQSNFPKVRAIYKRKRDVMLDSLEAHFPKSASWSRPKGGMFVFAKVSEKLDTGILLEEALRKGVAYVPGASFYHDFSGRNTMRLNFSFPPEEKLREGIRILGDLLKEKL from the coding sequence ATGGAGTTGGAGCGCTTCTTCTCAGAGCAAGTGAAAGCCATGAGGTCCTCAGAAATAAGGGACCTCCTGAAGATCACAGAGGGCAGGGAGGTAATTAGTCTCGCTGGCGGGCTTCCAGATCCTTCTACTTTCCCAAGAGAGGACATAAAGAAGATTGCGGAAGACATCATGGACAAGAATTGGGAACGGGCTCTGCAGTATACTGCCACAGGAGGAGTGGAGGAGTTCAAGAAACAACTGATTTCACTGTCCTCGCTTCGGGGAATATCTAAGATTAGAGAGGAAAACCTCTTCGTTACAGTGGGAAGTCAGGAGGCACTCTATATGCTGGCTAACTTGCTGATCGACCCAGGTGACCAGGTGGCGGTTGAGATGCCAACCTATCTAGCTGCTTTGAACGCGATGAGGCTCAGGAAACCTAACTTCCTCGGCGTGGAACTCACCGAAGAAGGTGCTAACCTCGACCAGTTGGAGGAACGTGCGAAGAAAACCAGAGGCAAGCTGAAGCTGTTCTACACAATTCCAACGGCACAGAATCCTGGAGGCGTTACAATGGGACTAGAAGGGAGGAAAAGGCTCCTGGAAATAGCCAGCGATTACGATTTCCTAGTAGTGGAGGACGATGCTTACGGATTCCTAGTTTTCGATGGGGATGCTCCTCCCTCTCTTAAGGCACTGGACACGGAGGGAAGGGTAATATACACTTCAACGTTCAGCAAGATCTTGGCCCCTGGCTTCAGGTTAGGCTGGGTGGTGGCAGAGCCCGAGGTGATCTCCAAGCTCGAAATGATGAAGCAAAACGTAGATCTACACACACCGTCCTTCACTCAATATATAGCAGCCGAGGCCATAAGACGAGGAGTCATACAGTCTAATTTCCCAAAGGTCAGGGCCATATACAAGAGGAAGAGGGATGTAATGCTAGATAGCCTAGAGGCCCATTTTCCAAAGAGCGCCAGCTGGAGTAGGCCTAAGGGTGGAATGTTCGTTTTTGCCAAGGTCTCGGAGAAGCTAGACACGGGAATCCTTCTGGAGGAGGCGTTGAGGAAGGGAGTGGCCTATGTGCCGGGTGCCAGTTTCTATCATGACTTCTCCGGAAGGAACACAATGAGACTAAACTTCAGCTTCCCGCCCGAGGAGAAGCTAAGAGAAGGAATAAGGATCTTGGGAGATCTCCTCAAGGAGAAATTGTAG
- a CDS encoding helix-turn-helix domain-containing protein gives MLKILHNVSKEGRRQILEILLRKRSRSEVASMLGVTPAAITKYLKGNTHPSDEVLRRCVDFADEEERFEIKRIILDDITSSLKEFLGEEGEEELSIILKNLKDRSLKLKA, from the coding sequence GTGTTGAAGATCCTGCACAACGTAAGTAAAGAAGGTAGGAGACAGATCCTAGAGATTCTTCTAAGAAAGAGAAGCAGAAGCGAGGTGGCCTCAATGTTGGGTGTGACTCCTGCTGCTATAACCAAGTACCTAAAGGGTAATACACATCCAAGCGACGAAGTCCTGAGGCGTTGCGTGGATTTCGCCGACGAGGAGGAGAGATTTGAGATCAAGAGAATAATTCTAGATGATATTACCTCATCACTTAAGGAGTTTCTTGGTGAAGAAGGAGAAGAAGAATTATCGATTATCCTTAAAAATCTTAAGGATAGGTCCTTGAAGCTCAAGGCTTGA
- a CDS encoding DUF2192 domain-containing protein produces MKEVYRDRVRILTELWADVNREWETMDREALLEELRRRYEEEKVRPLRGFKAENIYEKELITFYVVGRDGLGLFEESKEVFEKLLYQELRYEEIASKVLRNSMDEIRPIDGDTLSRALRLIMVRVLLSFSKEEELFQALRNLDGSGDPEFTHTAKSFSRFYTAFKLAESMSEGAFRDRLSVEAAKKAIAISIGISYPSPRNSYIALIASEVFRVSHKVLSRVLELEEADNKSF; encoded by the coding sequence GTGAAGGAGGTTTACAGGGACAGGGTGAGAATACTAACAGAGCTGTGGGCAGACGTAAATAGAGAGTGGGAGACGATGGACAGGGAGGCCCTTCTAGAGGAACTCAGGAGGAGATATGAAGAGGAGAAAGTGAGGCCTCTCAGAGGGTTCAAGGCCGAGAACATTTATGAGAAGGAATTAATAACGTTCTACGTAGTAGGAAGAGATGGACTCGGCCTATTCGAAGAGTCCAAGGAGGTTTTCGAGAAATTACTCTATCAAGAGCTAAGATACGAGGAGATCGCCAGTAAAGTTCTTAGGAACTCTATGGATGAGATCAGGCCAATCGATGGAGACACCTTGTCTCGTGCGTTAAGACTCATCATGGTCAGAGTCCTTCTATCGTTCTCCAAAGAGGAGGAACTGTTTCAGGCCCTTAGGAACCTAGATGGAAGTGGAGATCCTGAGTTCACTCACACCGCTAAGAGCTTCTCTAGGTTCTACACCGCCTTCAAACTAGCCGAGAGTATGAGTGAGGGGGCGTTCAGAGACAGACTCAGCGTAGAGGCAGCTAAGAAGGCCATTGCCATAAGTATAGGAATTTCCTATCCTTCTCCTCGAAACAGCTACATAGCACTCATAGCCTCCGAGGTATTCAGAGTAAGTCATAAAGTACTTTCCAGGGTCCTCGAGCTAGAAGAGGCCGACAACAAATCTTTTTAG
- a CDS encoding CBS domain-containing protein produces the protein MHNLSLTQREILIALIDLYNRQKKLIKSKEIADVISKDEGTVRNIVLSLKVLGLIESKPGPNGGYMPTLKAYEVVKNPSVTPVFDKLTVYKGSTETGIKVNNIELLEITNPSSNKVLLGVSGELGKLKVGETIRVGPTPYTRLVIEGLIIHVDEERSQVLADLIRMVSIPKEKVKNLLNKRLITLRPDMSLKEAASIFYREKIRGAPVVDDRGKIAGIVTTADMIRAVMEERIEEPVKSFMRGEVITIKAEDDVLDAVRKMITYGVGRLLVVDEQGGLVGIVTRTDILRKIAGLEGIWGV, from the coding sequence GTGCACAACCTTTCCCTCACTCAAAGGGAGATTCTCATTGCCCTAATCGACCTTTACAACAGACAGAAGAAATTGATAAAAAGCAAGGAAATAGCCGACGTGATATCAAAGGATGAGGGGACGGTTAGGAACATAGTTCTAAGCCTGAAGGTCCTTGGACTGATAGAGTCAAAGCCTGGCCCCAACGGAGGATACATGCCCACGTTAAAGGCCTACGAGGTAGTGAAGAACCCCAGCGTAACTCCAGTCTTCGATAAGTTGACGGTTTACAAAGGCTCCACAGAGACTGGAATCAAGGTGAATAACATCGAGCTCCTCGAGATCACTAATCCCTCGTCAAACAAGGTATTACTCGGAGTGAGCGGGGAACTCGGTAAACTGAAAGTAGGTGAAACTATTAGAGTCGGGCCGACACCCTACACTAGGCTGGTGATCGAAGGTCTGATAATTCATGTGGACGAGGAGAGGAGCCAGGTGCTGGCAGACCTGATAAGGATGGTGAGCATACCCAAGGAGAAGGTGAAGAACCTACTCAACAAGAGACTAATTACTTTGAGGCCTGACATGAGCCTGAAGGAGGCGGCTTCCATCTTCTACAGGGAGAAGATCAGGGGAGCTCCTGTAGTGGACGACAGGGGGAAGATAGCGGGAATAGTGACAACGGCAGACATGATAAGGGCAGTAATGGAGGAAAGAATAGAGGAGCCGGTGAAGTCCTTCATGCGTGGTGAGGTGATAACGATCAAGGCGGAGGACGATGTCCTAGACGCTGTCAGGAAAATGATAACATATGGCGTAGGGAGGTTACTCGTAGTGGACGAACAGGGAGGCCTAGTCGGAATAGTAACTAGAACAGACATTCTTAGGAAGATAGCAGGACTAGAGGGAATATGGGGAGTGTAA